The following are encoded in a window of Salinigranum halophilum genomic DNA:
- a CDS encoding DUF262 domain-containing protein — translation MADENRTLYDTYIDYDHVDLDITAVADHVAMQQIAGDNFEMEKRTLEEILSDRRFNVPEYQRLFSWKEKHHRQLWSDLQQFVEADLVKDSDISDVFFSSMYFAVDKDSNTHEIIDGQQRLTSVNILLLSILEELRALNAESIRQETVSRLRDGSIKQIESLLYRFENPLKGDVPRLSLNKHDDDDDADLGFFEALMLGPEARLEYLCSDEREYVDGRRGDATRISDLVEEFRISEQVVEEQDPDTSSFSNFTPVYDSNWRLLDAYNFYKDRVQEVVDTADDTDSKALALINLGHYIQNSYHVGEFIIRNAAPDFRMQIFKILNDRGLELTKIDRIRAAVVNAFFDADDRQEYVDKWEDIVVAFATDVDQIDDYLSVYLSIVDPEIETVGEASAELTNAFATRNLESDVRPRLRHPDDARDFLDHAHDLVQYYKHITNSALDPTDLALTEAHEKCQEVLVRLNDQRMNQWRPFVLALYHHTVTDPTASGEQLYEALDAVEKLNFRRLLVGEDPNIFQEIFIETVHRFSLSPEKEDRENVYGDSCRYLIDEMRSSNPSMFSDRFVDIVTQAQAWNPQTAKLLFGKVANEHFREDGMYVERRLNMGSIHLEHVLPQSLIHDVDNPIWLTEFFQLEDNEVEIAEAIQTYIKLCRRDGELDEDKRQRRDNIKEFISQRFVNDLGNFLLLRDSDNIKASNLHLAEKMPQYFDTGEDFRSILPNRYFTETEGVVDRDKLESLLEQSQAIKAGERDQIDSALADYFNSLWTYEALQDRRIGLLEDTLDIVEFDQLDDEFGLASDRDGVREQIRTQTEGEFVKRLSLRSL, via the coding sequence ATGGCTGATGAAAATCGGACGCTCTACGATACCTACATTGATTACGACCACGTTGACCTCGATATAACAGCGGTTGCAGACCACGTCGCGATGCAGCAGATCGCGGGCGACAATTTCGAGATGGAAAAGAGAACGTTGGAAGAGATTCTCTCTGATCGGAGATTTAACGTTCCGGAATACCAGCGACTGTTTTCATGGAAAGAAAAGCACCATCGACAACTGTGGTCTGACCTCCAGCAGTTCGTGGAGGCCGATCTCGTCAAGGACTCCGACATCTCTGACGTGTTCTTTAGTTCGATGTACTTCGCTGTCGACAAAGACAGCAACACACACGAAATTATTGACGGCCAACAACGACTCACATCGGTCAACATCCTCTTACTCTCTATCCTCGAGGAACTCCGTGCCCTCAACGCCGAGTCGATCCGGCAGGAGACTGTCAGTCGACTACGGGATGGGAGTATCAAGCAGATTGAGTCCCTTCTCTACCGCTTCGAGAATCCGCTCAAGGGAGACGTCCCGCGTCTGTCTCTCAACAAGCACGATGATGACGACGACGCAGACCTAGGGTTCTTCGAGGCCCTCATGCTGGGGCCTGAAGCCCGACTAGAGTATCTCTGTTCAGACGAACGTGAATACGTCGACGGTCGCCGCGGTGATGCGACTAGAATATCGGACCTCGTTGAGGAATTCCGAATTAGCGAACAAGTCGTCGAAGAACAAGACCCTGATACGTCCTCTTTCTCAAATTTCACGCCGGTATATGACTCGAACTGGCGATTGCTCGACGCCTACAACTTCTACAAAGACCGCGTTCAGGAGGTCGTTGATACGGCAGACGATACCGACAGCAAGGCGCTAGCGCTGATTAATCTCGGGCACTACATCCAGAATTCGTATCACGTCGGCGAGTTCATTATCCGGAACGCGGCACCCGACTTCCGGATGCAAATCTTCAAGATTCTCAACGACCGCGGGCTGGAACTCACCAAGATCGACCGTATCCGAGCGGCGGTCGTGAACGCGTTCTTCGATGCCGACGACCGACAAGAGTACGTGGATAAGTGGGAAGATATTGTGGTCGCATTCGCCACCGATGTCGATCAGATTGACGACTATCTCTCCGTCTACCTCAGCATCGTCGACCCCGAAATCGAGACGGTAGGTGAAGCCAGTGCGGAACTCACCAACGCGTTCGCGACGCGCAATCTCGAGTCCGATGTTCGTCCACGATTGCGCCATCCGGACGACGCTCGAGACTTCCTCGACCATGCTCACGACCTCGTTCAGTACTACAAACACATCACTAATTCAGCGCTGGATCCTACCGACCTCGCTCTCACAGAGGCACACGAGAAATGCCAGGAGGTGCTGGTTCGTCTCAACGACCAGCGGATGAATCAGTGGCGTCCATTTGTTTTGGCGCTGTATCACCACACGGTGACGGACCCGACTGCGAGCGGTGAACAGCTCTACGAAGCACTGGACGCGGTCGAGAAACTCAATTTCAGACGGCTCCTCGTTGGGGAAGATCCGAACATCTTCCAAGAAATATTCATCGAAACCGTCCATCGATTCTCGCTTTCGCCCGAGAAAGAGGATCGTGAGAACGTGTACGGTGACTCGTGTCGCTATCTGATTGACGAGATGCGGTCGTCGAACCCGTCGATGTTTTCAGATAGGTTCGTGGATATTGTCACTCAAGCACAGGCATGGAACCCTCAGACCGCGAAATTGTTGTTCGGGAAAGTCGCGAACGAACACTTCCGTGAGGACGGAATGTACGTCGAACGGCGTCTGAACATGGGAAGCATTCATCTCGAACACGTACTCCCACAGAGTCTGATACATGACGTTGACAACCCGATATGGCTGACTGAATTCTTCCAACTCGAGGACAACGAGGTAGAGATCGCAGAAGCAATTCAGACCTATATCAAGTTGTGTCGCAGGGACGGCGAACTCGACGAGGACAAACGTCAACGTCGAGACAATATCAAGGAGTTTATTTCTCAGCGTTTTGTCAACGACCTCGGGAATTTCCTCCTGCTCCGCGACAGTGACAACATCAAGGCGAGCAATCTCCATCTCGCCGAAAAAATGCCTCAGTACTTCGATACCGGGGAGGACTTCCGGAGCATCCTCCCGAACCGATATTTCACCGAAACAGAGGGAGTAGTGGACAGGGACAAACTCGAATCCCTACTTGAACAGTCTCAAGCAATCAAGGCAGGAGAGCGTGACCAGATTGATTCAGCCTTGGCAGACTATTTCAATTCTCTTTGGACGTACGAGGCGTTGCAGGACAGACGTATCGGTCTTCTCGAGGATACACTCGATATTGTGGAGTTTGACCAGCTCGATGATGAGTTCGGACTCGCGTCCGATCGTGATGGAGTACGTGAACAGATCCGCACGCAGACTGAAGGGGAGTTTGTGAAACGCCTCTCGCTTCGGTCGCTCTGA
- the dcm gene encoding DNA cytosine methyltransferase, with the protein MSGPATSCGSPSEQVRSAPEAERTLHKQLLLDNLDFLIDTLTAEHVRRQQQPPAGCPRATPENIARNQSKSGDPCRYHAIQAESSEPDGECPCGDPLIESDDPLDTVAAVVLGKQTTSPSKRFFDRIPRKTVANLREEYGTWEDIAALDRKDLHEAVCAASPRKGVSTERIDCLQLLLEAVRETRYTEGTTLCSFSRVQYSTYVTFLQTLPRIGEQDAWWILQTAFDKPVWPADPLIDELLVSLGLLAPDLPPESTGRHTELEEELIDRHVPILYRALATHAVNSDTASCGDNCEIRKFLLTYRLEEQQKECYGPVVVDLFAGAGGLSHGLARAGYDIRWAIDIEPDAVATYRLNHPGIPHQNVVCGDVREIDLFAAIREVAPNPDLIVGGPPCQSLSQAGYRSRRAKDDDYSVLDDDRTSLYTKYVEAVDELRPKAIVMENVEGMVNKVGDTDVRVIDWIIEDLEALGENGEGYQVCFRLQDMTELGIPQERERVLLVGIRNDLAVSENEAEDLLNNLKIIDDNRTIRQGLSGLPRLRRGEGGRVLAEIGRGSKSQYVKQNGLHKGTELCFNHRAREHPMEKDRILFEEGLQPGDTGWDVKYNSDGKYAEYIEYDVGTADNPRFRDKYRKLEWSKPSPTIVAHLAKDANGFVLPDYYECARPDPERADPRRNRGITPREAARLQSFPDHYIFLGPFTSWFRQIGNAVPPVAGELIGEALLVILADNLGEIAPKGRRCSVAELASDD; encoded by the coding sequence ATGTCCGGACCGGCCACTTCTTGCGGTTCTCCATCTGAGCAGGTGCGTTCTGCTCCAGAAGCTGAACGCACATTGCACAAACAGTTGCTTCTGGATAACCTCGATTTTCTCATAGATACACTGACCGCAGAGCACGTTCGGCGTCAACAGCAGCCTCCTGCCGGCTGTCCCCGTGCCACCCCCGAAAACATCGCTCGAAATCAGTCCAAAAGCGGGGACCCCTGCCGGTACCACGCTATCCAAGCGGAGAGTAGCGAGCCTGACGGGGAGTGTCCATGTGGCGACCCGCTCATCGAAAGCGACGATCCACTTGACACCGTCGCTGCGGTCGTCCTTGGGAAACAGACGACATCCCCTTCAAAACGGTTCTTCGACCGGATTCCGAGGAAGACGGTAGCGAACCTTCGCGAGGAGTATGGGACTTGGGAAGACATCGCAGCGCTGGATCGGAAAGACCTGCATGAGGCAGTCTGTGCTGCCAGTCCTCGAAAGGGGGTAAGCACGGAACGGATCGATTGCTTGCAATTGCTACTTGAGGCAGTTCGTGAGACACGCTATACAGAGGGCACGACTCTTTGTAGTTTCTCAAGAGTCCAGTACTCAACCTATGTGACATTCCTCCAAACCCTTCCGAGGATCGGAGAGCAGGACGCGTGGTGGATACTTCAGACCGCATTTGACAAGCCAGTTTGGCCCGCAGACCCGCTGATTGATGAACTACTGGTCTCGCTGGGGTTGCTTGCTCCTGATCTCCCGCCAGAATCGACTGGTCGTCACACCGAACTCGAGGAGGAACTGATCGACCGCCACGTCCCTATTCTGTACCGAGCGCTCGCCACCCATGCTGTCAACTCGGACACCGCTAGCTGTGGTGATAACTGCGAAATACGGAAGTTCTTGCTAACATACCGGCTCGAGGAACAACAAAAGGAGTGTTATGGGCCTGTGGTCGTCGACCTGTTCGCCGGAGCAGGAGGATTGTCACACGGTCTTGCTCGGGCGGGATACGATATCCGGTGGGCGATTGATATCGAGCCCGATGCTGTTGCGACATACCGCCTGAACCATCCGGGGATTCCACATCAGAATGTGGTCTGTGGCGACGTGAGGGAAATCGATTTATTCGCAGCAATTCGGGAAGTGGCGCCCAATCCGGATCTTATCGTAGGGGGGCCTCCTTGTCAATCACTCTCCCAAGCAGGATACCGATCCCGTCGAGCGAAAGACGACGACTACAGCGTGCTTGACGACGACCGGACATCCCTGTACACGAAATATGTCGAAGCTGTCGACGAGCTTCGTCCGAAGGCTATCGTGATGGAGAATGTGGAAGGTATGGTCAACAAAGTCGGTGATACGGACGTACGCGTCATCGACTGGATAATTGAGGACTTAGAAGCTCTTGGTGAGAACGGAGAAGGGTATCAGGTCTGTTTCCGTCTCCAAGATATGACTGAGCTCGGAATTCCGCAGGAACGTGAACGTGTTCTGCTTGTCGGAATTCGGAACGATCTTGCCGTCAGTGAAAACGAGGCAGAGGACCTTCTGAATAATCTCAAGATAATAGATGACAATCGGACAATCCGACAGGGGTTGTCTGGACTTCCACGTCTACGTCGTGGGGAAGGTGGACGCGTCTTGGCAGAGATTGGCCGAGGGTCAAAAAGCCAGTACGTGAAGCAGAACGGCCTCCACAAGGGAACCGAGCTCTGCTTCAATCACCGGGCACGTGAACACCCGATGGAAAAAGATAGAATCCTGTTCGAGGAAGGGCTGCAGCCGGGAGACACTGGCTGGGACGTCAAGTACAATTCTGATGGGAAGTACGCCGAGTATATTGAGTACGATGTGGGAACTGCCGACAATCCCCGCTTCCGAGACAAATATCGGAAACTCGAATGGTCGAAGCCATCACCGACAATAGTCGCTCACCTCGCTAAGGACGCGAATGGGTTTGTACTACCCGACTACTACGAATGCGCTCGTCCGGACCCTGAACGTGCAGATCCTAGGCGAAACCGAGGAATCACTCCCCGGGAGGCGGCGAGGTTGCAATCGTTCCCGGACCACTATATTTTTCTCGGGCCGTTTACCAGCTGGTTCCGTCAGATAGGGAATGCAGTACCTCCAGTAGCAGGAGAATTGATTGGTGAGGCTCTGCTGGTCATACTGGCCGATAATCTTGGGGAGATTGCTCCGAAGGGAAGGCGGTGTTCAGTCGCGGAGCTGGCATCTGACGATTGA
- a CDS encoding phospholipase D-like domain-containing protein, protein MTDDESDSTWLPLAIAEYVDRDEQLLSQLEGLLVLSGGRGELVTPAEIANRTDVSVAATTDTFRQLSQTDAVTRESFRTSVEDSPYRINVEVCRRVFETARYAARSVNAYEARQPPATEATPLVTFPADPAFDEVSPTSFGMSWLMPTLTRQIKRSNTTITLVAPFFERDGFAHLEDVLLAAMERGVYMRIISRYLTDTDSYNYSVLKSFAERADERNLDRSLLRCVDYTRWSTGTPSTQRRQDGATPAFTLHAKIMLFDDKAAYVGSANVTDYGFEHYLETGVLLEGPPVEGFVDLVSFLLNSEAATTVSLID, encoded by the coding sequence ATGACTGACGACGAATCTGACTCGACGTGGTTGCCCCTTGCTATCGCCGAGTACGTCGATCGCGACGAGCAACTCCTCTCCCAGCTCGAAGGCCTGTTAGTCCTGTCTGGCGGCCGCGGTGAACTGGTGACGCCCGCAGAGATTGCGAACAGAACAGATGTCTCCGTTGCCGCAACGACCGACACATTTCGACAGCTCTCACAGACTGACGCGGTCACTCGCGAGTCGTTCAGAACGAGTGTCGAGGACAGCCCCTACCGGATCAACGTAGAGGTGTGCCGGAGGGTATTCGAGACAGCCCGCTACGCTGCGCGCAGTGTCAACGCATACGAAGCCCGTCAACCACCGGCGACAGAGGCAACGCCGCTGGTAACGTTCCCCGCTGACCCCGCCTTCGATGAGGTGAGCCCGACCTCGTTCGGGATGTCATGGCTGATGCCTACCCTTACGCGACAGATCAAGAGGAGCAACACAACGATCACGCTGGTAGCACCGTTCTTCGAGAGAGACGGGTTCGCTCATCTCGAAGACGTGTTGCTTGCAGCCATGGAGCGAGGTGTGTATATGAGGATAATTTCCCGGTATCTCACAGACACAGACTCGTACAACTACTCGGTCCTGAAGTCGTTCGCAGAGAGAGCGGATGAGCGCAACCTCGACCGGTCACTTCTCAGGTGTGTGGACTATACGCGCTGGAGTACTGGAACACCCTCGACACAACGTCGTCAAGATGGTGCTACCCCTGCGTTTACTCTACACGCCAAGATCATGCTCTTCGACGATAAAGCAGCGTACGTCGGGAGTGCGAACGTCACAGACTACGGATTTGAGCACTATCTCGAAACCGGTGTGCTCCTCGAAGGTCCACCCGTCGAGGGCTTCGTTGACCTCGTAAGCTTCCTACTGAACTCGGAGGCCGCGACAACGGTATCTCTAATTGATTAA
- a CDS encoding transcription initiation factor IIB, translating into MSSNNAIGQEASEQIDEQARTRAVGRAAQATRCDECGGRLVHESIETVCETCGLVVDEDALRRAMSPSLHKQGAVGSGHVEWCLETTTSLRVDKGLHTTFFLSSDGYGNALTKAQKDKFGRLRMRHKRFQMESKRAIRLNEGLRDIQMIVGNLGLPNVVAADAAALLKQASEERLPGGRMGWEALAAGAVYVATSQSGFRRTTKEVAVHAKTSHERLCAAARKLRCELGLVSEVPPTQAWAVDAVVEVLGEQKGLSLDVCLELRRVGEFLLELADEACIGPGTARVTIAAAAVYVADRLTEGKAMTQQDVADAASAVVPTSKSKVSGYSRDVAGAYNGRYGTREVAEVLTGRLA; encoded by the coding sequence ATGTCTAGTAACAACGCAATCGGACAAGAAGCTTCGGAACAGATTGACGAACAGGCGCGAACGCGGGCGGTCGGGCGAGCAGCGCAGGCGACGCGGTGTGACGAGTGCGGTGGTCGGCTGGTTCATGAGTCGATCGAGACGGTGTGTGAGACGTGTGGATTGGTCGTTGACGAGGACGCCCTTCGACGGGCGATGAGCCCCAGTCTGCACAAGCAGGGTGCGGTCGGGTCGGGACACGTTGAGTGGTGCCTCGAGACGACGACGTCGCTTCGTGTGGACAAAGGCCTACACACGACGTTCTTCCTCTCCTCGGATGGGTACGGGAACGCGCTGACGAAGGCGCAGAAAGACAAGTTCGGGCGGCTGCGGATGCGACACAAGCGCTTCCAGATGGAGTCGAAGCGGGCGATTCGACTCAACGAAGGCCTCCGTGACATCCAGATGATCGTCGGCAATCTCGGACTCCCGAACGTCGTCGCGGCGGACGCGGCGGCGTTGTTGAAACAGGCCTCGGAGGAGCGGCTTCCGGGTGGTCGGATGGGGTGGGAGGCGCTCGCAGCTGGGGCAGTGTACGTGGCGACGAGCCAGTCTGGGTTCCGGCGAACGACCAAGGAGGTCGCGGTCCACGCGAAGACGTCGCACGAGCGACTGTGTGCAGCCGCGCGGAAGCTGCGGTGTGAACTCGGGTTGGTGAGCGAGGTGCCTCCAACCCAGGCGTGGGCGGTCGACGCAGTCGTCGAGGTGCTGGGCGAGCAGAAGGGACTGTCGCTCGATGTGTGTCTCGAACTCAGGCGGGTCGGCGAGTTCCTCCTCGAGTTGGCTGACGAGGCGTGTATCGGCCCAGGGACGGCACGTGTGACGATTGCGGCTGCGGCGGTGTATGTGGCTGACCGGTTGACCGAGGGGAAGGCGATGACTCAGCAGGACGTCGCGGACGCGGCAAGTGCAGTCGTGCCGACGTCGAAGTCGAAGGTGAGTGGATACTCTCGAGACGTGGCTGGGGCCTACAACGGACGGTACGGGACGCGTGAGGTCGCAGAGGTGCTGACGGGTCGGCTGGCCTGA
- a CDS encoding helicase-related protein, translated as MTGFEPDTDAGPPDDEERIARHLRKRITDRVSGNLEGEDARVKRDAPSDKFFAGALALDGNSDLGDSDDDDLQSKMEPHAIGTMTRIRNGSAGDTISIDITGSVWVRVNPTYEEMDRREEYVSLADRDDDETENTTLLPVFERLELEVPSIEVPYEAIAGGTRTTPEVVRERASEAIRAAVDDARERAVARDDIYLDNGDDKPDEDVPNYVLQNETAFNDYLEERDGTPAIPDWDLSVQVVTTEDRESNGDELLLDIEVTNTGRQSKRDYVYTLRDPTLFEVQLDLSANGDVEFTPFTFDPLPEDFRYNRDLWGHGRNCTINAPDYEETLGDATPGRSAPRADPHTDHLKTDFIPEYRQLVYESADRGVNPAFSELADLQGGGYEVLESVADAMDEYLETAYPEALREYKKRGDWTDADREDFEEDRAAFEREIIRFCRGIRVLREHPDTVGRAFELMNESMDRMHDFDTWRLFQLVFIVMLVPDIAGREYEEWDEISWRDEEDLSERFEKAEGALDVVDVLWFPTGGGKSEAFFGVAVWNMFFDRIRGKHFGVTTWTRFPLRLLSLQQLQRMSETIIYADLVRRDQDDIGSRPSRPFSVGFLVGKKNTPNALTGYNNDNFTRYKQDEKLREEAKVVPSCPACGSRVEMRVTEDIRLAHVCTGNPFECDWQKRETTAQEVYAEDELPIHVVDNELYRYTPSILAGTIDKITAVGYQRKMAHILTGEMEYECPTHGFASLGECTEKYGCDIDKDEFELMASPIDVYDPAPSLMVPDELHLLEESVGSFDGHYETGVQTLQEIVDAGKTKVLAPTATITAYEDQVYHLFLRPAERFPSPGPFLRENFYAMEQPETQRYYMGLIPHGKTHINSIIDVLFTFHEEVQDLLRMAMESPEDLLTGVALDGTDTSEALSADSIAEVIDILTLYSTSLTYLLSKKDGDRLDQSFVSQLNAYFRGEGRPPLNSERMTGGTPFEEVQTILDQLDDPWQEDEDDALLHSLADDGLVDEDDIPDIMELRDVLAAELDEDRTPRTEFRVALRAASPEVREGLAWLLAYRPNTVTATSMISHGVDVDRFNMMVFFGMPRATAEYIQSSSRAGRAHPGLVFNILHPIRERDLSHYHFFEKYHQFLDRLVEPVSVNRWAKNSVKRTQPGQFMSLLLNHYMYTDDGELMYFGDRAEEFLSTVDDVDLENLLVDMYGGSEVPPEFSDDVRQLTRSAISEVQLSDRQWTSERLPGPPMRSLRDVDEQLPIDPEWKYKDILSTYNNR; from the coding sequence ATGACAGGGTTCGAGCCAGATACGGACGCCGGCCCTCCGGACGACGAGGAACGCATCGCACGACACCTCCGAAAACGCATCACTGACCGGGTGAGCGGAAATCTCGAGGGTGAAGACGCTCGGGTCAAGCGCGACGCCCCGAGCGACAAATTCTTCGCCGGAGCACTGGCCCTCGATGGGAACAGCGACCTCGGGGACAGCGATGACGACGACCTCCAGTCGAAGATGGAGCCCCACGCTATCGGTACCATGACCCGCATCCGAAACGGGTCCGCCGGTGACACGATTTCCATCGACATCACGGGGAGCGTGTGGGTGCGCGTGAACCCGACCTACGAGGAGATGGACCGACGCGAGGAGTACGTCTCGCTGGCCGACCGCGACGACGACGAGACCGAGAACACCACGCTCCTCCCCGTCTTCGAACGCCTCGAACTGGAGGTACCATCGATCGAGGTCCCCTACGAGGCCATCGCAGGCGGAACCCGGACAACCCCGGAGGTCGTTCGGGAGCGCGCCTCCGAAGCGATCAGGGCGGCCGTGGACGACGCTCGCGAACGGGCTGTAGCGCGCGACGACATCTACCTCGACAACGGAGACGACAAGCCCGACGAGGACGTCCCGAACTACGTCCTCCAGAACGAGACGGCGTTCAACGACTACCTCGAAGAACGGGACGGAACGCCGGCGATACCGGACTGGGACCTGTCAGTACAGGTCGTCACCACCGAGGACCGTGAGAGCAACGGTGACGAACTCCTGCTCGACATCGAGGTCACGAACACGGGCAGACAGTCGAAGCGGGACTACGTCTACACGCTCCGCGACCCGACCCTGTTCGAGGTTCAGCTCGACCTCAGCGCGAACGGCGACGTGGAGTTCACCCCCTTCACGTTCGACCCCCTGCCCGAGGACTTCCGCTACAACCGCGACCTCTGGGGACACGGACGGAACTGCACGATCAACGCTCCCGACTACGAGGAGACGCTCGGTGATGCCACACCGGGTCGCTCCGCACCTCGTGCCGACCCGCACACGGACCACCTCAAAACGGACTTCATCCCCGAGTACCGCCAGCTGGTCTACGAGTCCGCCGATCGAGGCGTGAACCCGGCGTTCAGCGAGCTCGCAGACCTTCAGGGCGGCGGGTACGAGGTACTGGAGTCGGTCGCGGACGCCATGGACGAGTACCTCGAAACCGCCTACCCGGAAGCCCTCCGGGAATACAAAAAGCGGGGCGACTGGACGGACGCCGACCGCGAGGACTTCGAGGAAGACAGGGCTGCATTCGAACGCGAAATCATCCGATTCTGTCGTGGCATCCGCGTGCTTCGCGAACACCCGGACACGGTCGGGCGCGCGTTCGAACTGATGAACGAGTCGATGGACCGGATGCACGACTTCGACACGTGGCGACTGTTCCAGCTCGTGTTCATCGTCATGCTCGTTCCCGACATCGCGGGCCGCGAGTACGAGGAGTGGGACGAGATTAGCTGGCGTGACGAGGAGGACCTCTCAGAGCGGTTCGAGAAGGCCGAAGGCGCCCTCGACGTCGTCGACGTGCTCTGGTTCCCGACCGGCGGCGGCAAGTCCGAGGCGTTCTTCGGTGTTGCCGTCTGGAACATGTTCTTCGACCGCATCCGGGGCAAACACTTCGGGGTGACGACGTGGACGCGGTTCCCGCTCCGTCTCCTGTCGCTCCAGCAGCTTCAGCGGATGTCGGAGACCATCATATACGCTGACCTCGTTCGCCGTGACCAGGACGACATTGGGAGCCGCCCGTCTCGTCCGTTCAGTGTCGGTTTCCTCGTCGGCAAGAAGAACACGCCGAACGCGCTCACGGGCTACAACAACGACAACTTCACGCGCTACAAGCAGGACGAGAAGCTCCGGGAGGAGGCGAAGGTCGTTCCGAGCTGCCCAGCCTGTGGGTCCCGGGTCGAGATGCGAGTCACGGAGGACATCCGCCTCGCGCACGTCTGTACCGGGAATCCCTTCGAGTGTGACTGGCAGAAGCGCGAGACCACGGCCCAGGAGGTCTACGCGGAGGACGAACTCCCGATCCACGTCGTCGACAACGAGCTCTACCGCTACACGCCGAGCATCCTCGCGGGGACCATCGACAAGATCACCGCAGTCGGCTACCAGCGGAAGATGGCACACATCCTGACGGGAGAGATGGAGTACGAGTGCCCGACGCACGGCTTCGCCAGTCTCGGTGAGTGTACCGAGAAGTACGGCTGTGACATCGACAAGGACGAGTTCGAGTTGATGGCGTCGCCGATAGACGTGTACGACCCGGCACCATCCCTGATGGTCCCCGACGAACTCCACCTCCTCGAAGAGAGCGTGGGGAGCTTCGACGGCCACTACGAGACGGGCGTCCAGACGCTCCAAGAGATCGTCGACGCCGGGAAGACGAAGGTACTCGCACCCACGGCGACGATCACGGCCTACGAGGACCAGGTGTACCACCTGTTCCTTCGGCCCGCAGAGCGCTTCCCGTCGCCGGGCCCCTTCCTTCGCGAGAACTTCTACGCGATGGAACAGCCCGAGACACAGCGGTACTACATGGGGCTCATCCCGCACGGGAAGACGCACATCAACTCCATCATCGACGTCCTGTTCACCTTCCACGAGGAGGTCCAGGACCTCCTCCGGATGGCGATGGAGTCGCCCGAGGACCTCCTCACGGGTGTAGCACTGGACGGGACCGATACCAGTGAGGCCCTGTCAGCGGACTCCATCGCGGAGGTCATCGACATCCTCACGCTCTACAGCACGAGCCTGACCTACCTGCTGTCGAAGAAGGACGGCGACCGTCTGGACCAGTCGTTCGTCAGCCAGCTGAACGCGTACTTCCGTGGGGAAGGCCGCCCGCCACTCAACTCCGAGCGCATGACTGGTGGGACGCCCTTCGAGGAGGTCCAGACCATTCTGGACCAGCTCGACGACCCGTGGCAGGAGGACGAAGACGATGCCCTCCTGCACAGCCTCGCCGACGACGGCCTCGTCGATGAGGATGACATCCCGGACATCATGGAGCTCCGTGATGTCCTCGCGGCAGAACTCGACGAGGACAGAACTCCGCGGACGGAGTTCCGCGTCGCCCTTCGTGCGGCGTCCCCCGAGGTGCGAGAAGGGCTCGCCTGGCTACTCGCGTACCGTCCCAACACGGTGACCGCCACCAGCATGATCAGCCACGGGGTGGACGTCGACCGGTTCAACATGATGGTGTTCTTCGGAATGCCGCGTGCCACTGCTGAGTACATCCAGTCCAGTTCCCGGGCTGGTCGCGCACACCCCGGGCTTGTGTTCAACATCCTCCACCCCATCCGGGAACGTGACCTGAGTCACTACCACTTCTTCGAGAAGTACCACCAGTTCCTCGACCGGCTCGTCGAACCCGTCTCGGTGAACCGATGGGCGAAGAACAGCGTCAAGCGGACGCAGCCGGGGCAGTTCATGTCGCTCCTGCTTAACCACTACATGTACACCGACGACGGGGAGCTGATGTACTTCGGTGACCGGGCCGAAGAGTTCCTCTCGACGGTCGACGACGTCGACCTCGAGAACCTCCTCGTGGACATGTACGGTGGGTCGGAGGTCCCACCGGAGTTCAGCGACGACGTCCGGCAGCTCACCCGGAGTGCGATCTCCGAGGTCCAGTTGAGTGACCGACAGTGGACGAGCGAGCGCCTCCCCGGTCCTCCGATGCGGAGCCTGCGTGACGTCGACGAACAGCTCCCGATCGATCCTGAGTGGAAGTACAAGGACATCCTCAGCACCTACAACAACCGATAA